The Geothrix oryzae DNA window GAGACCGCCGATCCCGAGCTGCTGGCCAAGCTCAAGGCCGTGCGCAGCGAGTTCGTGCTGGCCGCCGAAGGCGTGGTGGCCGAGCGCGAGAGCAAGAATCCCAACATGGCCACGGGCGACATCGAGATCCGCCTGACGGGCCTGAAGATCCTCAACACCGCCGCCCCCCTCCCCTTCCCGCTGGAGGACGAGGGCGTGGGCGAGGACCTGCGCCTCACCTACCGCTTCCTAGACCTGCGCCGCGAGCAGCTGCAGCGCAACATGGTCCTCCGCAGCGAGGCCTCCAACCTCATCCGGAACTACTTCCGGAAGAACGATTTCGTCGAGTTCGAGACCCCCATCCTCGGCAAGTCCACGCCGGAAGGCGCCCGCGACTACCTGGTGCCCAGCCGCGTGCATGCCGGCGAGTTCTTCGCCCTGCCCCAGAGCCCCCAGCTCTACAAGCAGATGCTCCAGGTCTCGGGCTTCGAGCGCTATGTGCAGATCTGCCGCTGTTTCCGGGACGAGGACCTGCGCGCCGACCGCCAGCCCGAGTTCACCCAGGTGGATGTGGAGATGAGCTTCGTGCGCCAGGAGGACATCCAGGCGCTCATCGAGGGCCTGATGGTGGAGCTCTGCCCCCTGGTGGACCAGCAAGCCGTCGCCCCCTTCCCGCGCCTGACCTACAAGGACGCCATGGAGTGGTACGGCTCCGACAAGCCCGACCTCCGCTGCAAGATCAAGATCCAGGATGTGACGAGTCTGTTCGCCGGCAGCGAGTTCAACCTCTTCCGCGCCGCCGCCGACTCCCAGGGCCAGCGCCGGGTCCGCGGCCTCTTCCTGCCGGGCGAGGCCGCCGGCGCCTATAGCCGCAAGCAGCTCGACGAGCTGCAGGAGACGGCCAAGAAGCTCGGCGCCGGCGGACTGCCCTATGCCAAGTGGGGCAAGGACGGCCTCGCTTCCAGCTTCAAGAAGTTCATCAGCGCCGAGCTTGAGGCGGAGCTGAAGACCACCCTGGGCATCCATGGAGAGGGCCTGGCCATCTTCGCCGTGGGCACCGATGACCAGACCTCCCGGGTGCTGGGCGACCTGCGCCTGCGGCTGGCCCGCACCTTCGGCCTGACGGATACCTCGGCCTTCGAGTTCCTGTGGGTCGTGGACTTCCCCCTCCTCCAGTGGGACGAGGACGAGCAGCGCTTCGTGGCCTGCCACCACCCCTTCACCAGCCCCCACCCGGACGACCTCGGTCTGCTGGAATCCA harbors:
- the aspS gene encoding aspartate--tRNA ligase — translated: MKLDRLGDFQRTHRNGDLRLDHAGQTVRLLGWCRRVRNLGSLVFLDLRDRWGLVQLVANEETADPELLAKLKAVRSEFVLAAEGVVAERESKNPNMATGDIEIRLTGLKILNTAAPLPFPLEDEGVGEDLRLTYRFLDLRREQLQRNMVLRSEASNLIRNYFRKNDFVEFETPILGKSTPEGARDYLVPSRVHAGEFFALPQSPQLYKQMLQVSGFERYVQICRCFRDEDLRADRQPEFTQVDVEMSFVRQEDIQALIEGLMVELCPLVDQQAVAPFPRLTYKDAMEWYGSDKPDLRCKIKIQDVTSLFAGSEFNLFRAAADSQGQRRVRGLFLPGEAAGAYSRKQLDELQETAKKLGAGGLPYAKWGKDGLASSFKKFISAELEAELKTTLGIHGEGLAIFAVGTDDQTSRVLGDLRLRLARTFGLTDTSAFEFLWVVDFPLLQWDEDEQRFVACHHPFTSPHPDDLGLLESNPGACRAVAYDLVLNGYELGGGSIRIHDAETQSLMFRTIGIGEAEARAKFGYLLDALSFGAPPHGGLALGLDRLVMLLAGEDNIREVIAFPKTAQARCLMTDAPSPVDERQLRELHLVQDAKQTYRVGAVFFESAEGGVDAAKRGELRGQALQQISQMTPKQTQGLVTLDAQGQILDAQTLSGPTFEF